From the Candidozyma auris chromosome 2, complete sequence genome, the window aagaagttgTTCTATAATGTCATGGATAAGAACGTCCTTGACCTCTTTGTAGACGATgagttggtggtggagaAGGACGGGTCCGTTAGAGTGAAGTCTGACAGGAGAAGCCAGGTAAGCACATACTGTGGAGTGGCGTACTCTGCTGAAAAGGGAATGGCCATCTTACCGCGTCTAGAGATCCCATTTTTCCATATAATTGGTGCACAAGCCACGTGGACGCCCAAAGAGTCTGTGGAGTGGATCAGAGGTGAAGTCCCAGAACACTTGCTCGAGACGGCTGACGTTCCAGGCGGCCACTTGGTGCATGGCGAACAGCCACTAGAGATGGTGAAGGTGTGGTCTGAATTTTTTGACAAGAGAGTCAAGTTTATCGAAGAGGCCAGAGACAAGTTCCCGGAGAACAAGTACGGCAACAAtagaaagaagatcagGGACGAGCAGTGGGCATACATGGATACTGCCGATATGGACAATTTGTACTACGTTAGACATGTTCGCCCCAAGCTTTAGGTTTCTACATTAGTTATCTAGAATCAATTCATTATTATTAGTTGCAAACAGCTACTTTTAACAAAAAGTGCCAAAATTCTCGCCCAAATTATTTCCTTCCAAAAGTGAAAACCTTCTTGAGGTATCTTAGGATTATGTCG encodes:
- a CDS encoding alpha/beta fold hydrolase, yielding MGAFNVLWAGFLEPTLFDSVILIEPVIQYDQLLNDWFFNRIRKVGKLIEETYPNLDAAHEHMKKKLFYNVMDKNVLDLFVDDELVVEKDGSVRVKSDRRSQVSTYCGVAYSAEKGMAILPRLEIPFFHIIGAQATWTPKESVEWIRGEVPEHLLETADVPGGHLVHGEQPLEMVKVWSEFFDKRVKFIEEARDKFPENKYGNNRKKIRDEQWAYMDTADMDNLYYVRHVRPKL